CCCAGACCCCAGACCCTGGACCCTAGCCCTAGACCCCAGGCCCTGGACCCTAGACCCTAGACCCTGGACCCTGGACCCTGGCCCCGGACCCTGGACCGGGCCCCGGGCCCGAGGAAATCGGCCGCGGGTCCCTCGTGCATCGCCGCCGCAGGCGGCCGAACCACCCTGGGGTCGAGGGTCCCGGCGGGACTCGGGCCTGGTTGAGAGCCTCGTCTATCGCCCGGATGTCCGTCCGTTCTATCCTTGTGCTCCTTGCCGGAGGGGAGAACAACGATGACGCTCACGTTCCGCAGGCTGCATCCGCTCTTCGCGGCGGAAGTGGGCCCGGTCGAGCTGCGGCGCATTCACGACCGACCCACGCTCGACGCCATACGGGCCGCCATGGACGAATACGCGGTTCTGGTGTTCCGCGACCAGCCGTTCACGGACGAGGAGCAGATGGCGTTCGCACGCAGGCTCGACGGGGAACTGCACGCGAAGACCGGCGCCGCGGCCATCGGCAGGAGCCGTCTCGGGACCGAAGCCATTGCCGACATCTCGAACGTCGACGAGAAAGGCGACCTCCTCGATTCCGACGATCGCCGGCGGATGTACGCCCTGGGCAACCGCCTGTGGCACACCGACGCGTCGTTCCAGGATCCGCCCGGCCGGCTGTCGATGCTGTCCGCGCGTGTCGTGCCGCCCCGCGGCGGCGACACCGAATTCGCCGACATGCGGGCGGCCTACGATGCACTCGACCCCGATCTCAAGGCGGAGATCGAGCCGCTGCGCGCCCACCATTCCATCGCGCATTCGCGCCAGACGCTGGGTTTCGAATTCAACGAGGCGGAGCTCGGCCTGCTGCAGGGGGCGGCTCATCCGCTCGTGCGCATCAATCCCCGCACGGGGCGTCGTGCGCTGTACCTCGCGTCCCATGCCTCGCGCGTGCTGGACCGGCCGGTGCCGGAGGGGCGCCTGCTGCTCGGCGAACTGATCGAACATGCGACCCGCGCACCCTTCGTCTACCGCCACGCCTGGCGGCCGGGCGATCTGGTGATGTGGGACAACCTCGCCACGTTGCACCGCGCCACGCGATTCGCCGATGGAGCGCACCGGCGGGAGATGCGACGCGTGACGACGCTGGATCTGCCCGGGAACGCGGCGGCATAGCGCAGAGCGCGCGCACTCTCGTCCGGCGCGGCGAGTCCCGACCTCCTGATGGCAAGGCACCCCGTGGCGTGGAAAGGTCGAGTCAGGGAGCTTCCCTGCTCGCCGCTTCGCCGGACGAGGCAAGACTTGCCGCGGCGGCGTCCCCGATCGCGGGAGCCGATTCCTTCAATTCCACGCCCGACAGCTTGCGCGTCCTCGCCTCGTTCATAAGGAACGAGAGCTTGTGCGCGGCCAGCGCGTACGACAGTCCCTCGGGCGGCCGGACGTTGGAGATGCAGTTGCGCTCGGCGTTGCTGCGTCCGGGGATGGGATCGTAGGTGAGATAGATTCCCAGGCTGTCCGGCGAGGACAGTCCCGGGCGTTCCCCGATCAGGATGACGCTCATGCGGGCGCCCAGCAGGGCGCCCACTTCGTCGGCCACCGCCACCCGGCCCTGTTCCACGATGCAAACAGGGGCCAGCGACCATCCGTCCTCCCGCAGACGGGGGGCGACACTGTCCAGCAGAGCGGCGGCGTGCGCTTCCGCGGCCCGTGCCGAAAGGCCGTCCGCGATCACGAACACGCAGTCGAAGGGAGTGTCCGGGCGCGGCCGGTCTTCGAGCGCGGTCCGCGACGGCTCCGACAGAATGCGGCCCAGATCCGGCCGGGCGATGTACGCGGCACGGTCGGCCGCTGCACTGTGCAGCCGGAGCACTTCGTGCCCCGAGGCTCCGAGCCGCTTGGCCAGGGCCTCTGCATCGAGTCCCAGCTGCACCGCGTCGCGCGCCTGCGCGTGCGCAAGCTGAAAACGCAACAGGGCCGCGGTGGGAAGGCTGCCGCCGGCCCGCCCCAGTCCGACGCGCGCGCTCGTGAGGCGGCTCAATTCGTTCCAGGGATCGGGACGGCCGACGCCGGTCGACTTCTTCATGGAACGCCCGCTCCGGGTACCTTCATGCGTCCTCCTTCACCAGCTCCAGCAGCCGGTGCCGGACCTCGGCGGGTCTCAACCTCGTCCCGCCTTCCAGGATGCCCATGTCTTCCAGCCACGTTTCGAACTCCGGCGCGGGACGCAGCCCCAGCGTCTGGCGCAGGTAAAGGGCGTCGTGGAACGACGTGCTCTGGTAATTGAGCATGATGTCGTCGGCTCCGGGCACGCCCATGATGTAGTTCACGCCGGCGGTGCCCAGCAGAGTGAGCAGTGCGTCCATGTCGTCCTGGTCGGCATCGGCGTGATTCGTGTAACAGACGTCCATGCCCATGGGCAGGCCCAGCAGCTTGCCGCAGAAGTGATCCTCCAGCCCCGCGCGGACGATCTCCCGGCCGTTCAGGTACTCGGGGCCGATGAACCCGACCACGCTGTTCACGAGCAGAGGACGGTAGCGCCGCGCCAGTCCGTAGGCCCGCGCTTCCAACGTCTGCTGATCGACACCGTGGTGGGCGTTGGCGGAAAGCGCGCTGCCCTGGCCGGTCTCGAAATACATCACGTTGCTGCCCACGGTTCCGCGGCCGAGCGAGCGGGCCATGTCGTTCGCTTCGTCCAGCAGCGAGGCGCTGATACCGAAGCTGCGGTTCGTCGCCTCCGTTCCGCCGATCGACTGGAAGACGAGATCCACCGGAACGCCCTGGCGCATGGCGTCCATGGTGGTGGTGACGTGCGTGAGGATGCAGGACTGGGTCGGGATGCCATGGGCCTCGATGATCTGCGCGAGCATGCGGTTGAGCATCGATACCTGCGCGAGATTGTCGGTCGCGGGGTTGATGCCGATCACCGCATCGCCACAGGCGTACAGCAGGCCATCGACGATGCTGGCCGCGATGCCCTTCGGGTCGTCCGTGGGGTGGTTGGGCTGCAGGCGATTGGAGAGCCTGCCGGGCAGTCCGAGCGTGTTGCGGAAGCGGGTCACCACACGAATCTTGGAAGCGGCCAGGACGAGATCCTGGAGACGCATGATCTTGGATACCGCCGCCACCATCTCGGGTGTCAGCCCCGGCGCGAGCGCTTCCAGTTCCTGGGGGCCCGCGCCATACGAAAGCAGCCAGTCGCGGAAGCCGCCGACCGTGAGGTGGCCCACGGTGGAAAAAGCAGCCGGGTCGTGCTCGTCGATGATGAGCCGCGTGATCTCGTCGGACTCGTAGTCGACGACGGTCTCGTTGAGGAACGTCTGGAGCGGCAGATCGGCCAGGGTCATCTGCGCCGCCACGCGCTCCTCGGCAGACACCGC
This region of Betaproteobacteria bacterium genomic DNA includes:
- a CDS encoding ethanolamine ammonia-lyase subunit EutB yields the protein MPTYSHVVGARTYRFANLGTLLAKATPGRAGDRLAGIAAVSAEERVAAQMTLADLPLQTFLNETVVDYESDEITRLIIDEHDPAAFSTVGHLTVGGFRDWLLSYGAGPQELEALAPGLTPEMVAAVSKIMRLQDLVLAASKIRVVTRFRNTLGLPGRLSNRLQPNHPTDDPKGIAASIVDGLLYACGDAVIGINPATDNLAQVSMLNRMLAQIIEAHGIPTQSCILTHVTTTMDAMRQGVPVDLVFQSIGGTEATNRSFGISASLLDEANDMARSLGRGTVGSNVMYFETGQGSALSANAHHGVDQQTLEARAYGLARRYRPLLVNSVVGFIGPEYLNGREIVRAGLEDHFCGKLLGLPMGMDVCYTNHADADQDDMDALLTLLGTAGVNYIMGVPGADDIMLNYQSTSFHDALYLRQTLGLRPAPEFETWLEDMGILEGGTRLRPAEVRHRLLELVKEDA
- a CDS encoding TauD/TfdA family dioxygenase; this encodes MTLTFRRLHPLFAAEVGPVELRRIHDRPTLDAIRAAMDEYAVLVFRDQPFTDEEQMAFARRLDGELHAKTGAAAIGRSRLGTEAIADISNVDEKGDLLDSDDRRRMYALGNRLWHTDASFQDPPGRLSMLSARVVPPRGGDTEFADMRAAYDALDPDLKAEIEPLRAHHSIAHSRQTLGFEFNEAELGLLQGAAHPLVRINPRTGRRALYLASHASRVLDRPVPEGRLLLGELIEHATRAPFVYRHAWRPGDLVMWDNLATLHRATRFADGAHRREMRRVTTLDLPGNAAA
- the eutC gene encoding ethanolamine ammonia-lyase subunit EutC — translated: MKKSTGVGRPDPWNELSRLTSARVGLGRAGGSLPTAALLRFQLAHAQARDAVQLGLDAEALAKRLGASGHEVLRLHSAAADRAAYIARPDLGRILSEPSRTALEDRPRPDTPFDCVFVIADGLSARAAEAHAAALLDSVAPRLREDGWSLAPVCIVEQGRVAVADEVGALLGARMSVILIGERPGLSSPDSLGIYLTYDPIPGRSNAERNCISNVRPPEGLSYALAAHKLSFLMNEARTRKLSGVELKESAPAIGDAAAASLASSGEAASREAP